The following coding sequences lie in one Arabidopsis thaliana chromosome 3, partial sequence genomic window:
- a CDS encoding inhibitor/lipid-transfer protein/seed storage 2S albumin superfamily protein (DUF784) (LOCATED IN: endomembrane system; CONTAINS InterPro DOMAIN/s: Protein of unknown function DUF784, Arabidopsis thaliana (InterPro:IPR008502); BEST Arabidopsis thaliana protein match is: Protein of unknown function (DUF784) (TAIR:AT3G30387.1); Has 130 Blast hits to 128 proteins in 3 species: Archae - 0; Bacteria - 0; Metazoa - 0; Fungi - 0; Plants - 130; Viruses - 0; Other Eukaryotes - 0 (source: NCBI BLink).), whose amino-acid sequence MSKFNSQITMLFIVLALVCAFVPAFSIEEAEANLLWKTCLVKITPKCALDIIAAVFENGTMHDPCYNDLVKEGKVCHDTLIKYIADKPMLIAHETEYLKKSDDLWKHCVSISKSA is encoded by the coding sequence ATGTCTAAATTTAACTCTCAGATTACTATGCTATTCATTGTTTTAGCTTTGGTGTGTGCGTTTGTTCCGGCTTTCTCAATCGAAGAAGCGGAAGCAAATTTATTATGGAAAACTTGTCTTGTTAAAATTACTCCTAAGTGTGCGTTGGATATAATCGCTGCTGTCTTTGAAAATGGAACAATGCATGATCCTTGTTACAACGATCTCgtcaaagaaggaaaagtgtGTCACGATACgcttattaaatatattgctgATAAACCCATGTTAATTGCCCACGAAACTGAATACTTGAAGAAAAGTGATGACTTATGGAAACATTGTGTCTCAATATCCAAAAGTGCTTga
- a CDS encoding inhibitor/lipid-transfer protein/seed storage 2S albumin superfamily protein (DUF784) (LOCATED IN: endomembrane system; CONTAINS InterPro DOMAIN/s: Protein of unknown function DUF784, Arabidopsis thaliana (InterPro:IPR008502); BEST Arabidopsis thaliana protein match is: Protein of unknown function (DUF784) (TAIR:AT3G30387.1); Has 148 Blast hits to 146 proteins in 4 species: Archae - 0; Bacteria - 0; Metazoa - 0; Fungi - 0; Plants - 148; Viruses - 0; Other Eukaryotes - 0 (source: NCBI BLink).), with translation MSKFNSQITMLFIVLALVCAFVPAFSAEEAEANLLWKTCLVKITPKCALDIIAAVFENGTMPDPCCNDLVKEGKVCHDTLIKYIADKPMLIAHETEYLKKSDDLWKHCFSISESA, from the coding sequence ATGTCTAAATTTAACTCTCAGATTACTATGCTATTCATTGTTTTAGCTTTGGTGTGTGCGTTTGTTCCGGCTTTCTCAGCCGAAGAAGCGGAAGCAAATTTATTATGGAAAACTTGTCTTGTTAAAATTACTCCTAAGTGTGCGTTAGATATAATCGCTGCTGTCTTTGAAAATGGAACAATGCCTGATCCTTGTTGCAACGATCTCgtcaaagaaggaaaagtgtGTCACGATACgcttattaaatatattgctgATAAACCCATGTTAATTGCCCACGAAACTGAatacttgaagaagagtgatgaCTTGTGGAAACATTGTTTCTCAATATCCGAAAGTGCTTga